A window of the Archocentrus centrarchus isolate MPI-CPG fArcCen1 chromosome 9, fArcCen1, whole genome shotgun sequence genome harbors these coding sequences:
- the LOC115785768 gene encoding sesquipedalian-1, whose translation MKLNERSVAHYATCDSPPDKTGFLFKKGERNTAYHRRWFVLKGNMLFYFEERDSREPIGVIVLEGCTVELCESSEEFAFAIKFDCAKARVYKMAAENQAAMESWVKALSRASFDYMRLVVKELERQLEEIQEAAGGGFVGAGGGFVGAGVGNLQSRPKSSKRNKLALSRSGASSSSSSSSSISSSSSVPPMSAPFSAQKSPQDELQLISGPSKENGVAWNKPPAALANGFVEGASSCVVWESCGDPANVIAYGADGARAPPVPPRRKGASLESPVCPGTGCFSKLHDWYGKEVEELRVQWLQSQ comes from the coding sequence atgaAGCTGAACGAACGCAGCGTGGCACATTATGCCACCTGTGATTCACCACCAGACAAGACGGGCTTCCTTTTCAAAAAGGGCGAGCGTAACACAGCTTATCACCGCCGGTGGTTTGTTCTGAAGGGCAACATGCTCTTCTACTTTGAAGAGCGTGACAGCCGAGAGCCCATTGGCGTCATCGTCCTTGAAGGATGCACCGTGGAGCTGTGTGAGTCGAGTGAAGAGTTCGCCTTTGCCATCAAGTTTGATTGCGCCAAAGCCCGGGTGTACAAGATGGCCGCTGAGAACCAAGCAGCCATGGAGTCCTGGGTGAAAGCGTTGTCAAGGGCCAGCTTTGACTACATGAGGCTGGTGGTCAAAGAGCTGGAGAGGCAGCTGGAGGAGATCCAGGAGGCTGCTGGAGGTGGCTTTGTTGGGGCTGGAGGTGGCTTTGTTGGGGCTGGAGTTGGAAACCTGCAGAGCAGGCCCAAATCCTCTAAGCGAAACAAATTGGCGTTGTCCAGGTCTGGAGCATCCTCTTCTTCATCGTCCTCATCCTCCATATCATCTTCATCAAGTGTGCCTCCCATGTCAGCCCCCTTCTCTGCCCAGAAGAGCCCACAGGATGAGCTACAGCTCATCTCTGGGCCCTCCAAGGAAAATGGAGTTGCATGGAATAAGCCACCAGCTGCCTTGGCTAACGGATTTGTGGAGGGAGCTTCATCCTGTGTGGTCTGGGAAAGCTGTGGGGACCCTGCGAATGTGATTGCTTATGGAGCTGACGGAGCGAGGGCTCCACCTGTGCCTCCCCGGAGAAAAGGAGCATCTCTGGAAAGCCCCGTATGCCCTGGCACTGgctgcttctccaaactccatgACTGGTATGGCAAAGAGGTGGAGGAACTGAGAGTGCAGTGGCTGCAGAGCCAGTAA